The stretch of DNA CACCACCACCCCGGTGCCGCGCCCGTAGGTGACTACGGTGCCCGAGTAGGCCATGCCGAAGCGGTCGCCCACCACCGCGCCCGCGTCGGCCGCCTCGGTCGTCTTGCCCACGGGCTCCGACTCGCCGGTCAGGATGGCCTCGTCCACCCGCAGGTCCTTGACCGTCACCAGGCGCAGGTCGGCCGGGACCTTGTCGCCGGCCTGCAAATGCACCAGATCTCCCGGCACGAGCTCCTCGGCGGGCACCTCGATTCTCTTGCCGTCGCGCTCCACAAAGGCGTGGAGCGAGAGCATGGCACGGATCGAGTCCAGGGCCTTTTCCGCCTTGCCCTCCTGCACGAAGCCGATCAGGGCGTTGATGACCACGACTCCCAGGATGACGCCGAAGTCGAGCCAGTGCCCGAGGAGCGCGGTGACCACCGCCGCCCCCAGGAGCACGTAGATGAGAACGTCGTGAAAGTGCGCCAGAAAACGAACGAGCGGCCCGCGCCTCTTGGGCGGAGGCAAGCGGTTGGGCCCATGCCTCCCCAGGCGCTCCCGGGCCTCTTGGGCCGAGAGGCCGCCGTCGGGAACCTCGAAATGCCGGCGCACCTCTTCGCCGGAGAGGCTGTGCCATCCAGTAGGGGCGCCGAAATCGGCCGGGCTTTTCGGACTCATCGCCGTCCTCTCGCTGCTCGCGTGTCACGGTGTACGATCCTGCGCACCGCACCCTGCGCGACCTCGAAACGGGTAGGCGGCTGTTCCCGGTCTCCCCGCAGGCCTGCTGTGCACTTTTCCACATTCTGGGAAAAGTTCAAACGCGGCGGCCACGGATATGGAACCTTGCCCCGGGCCGGCGCATCTCAAGGTCGTTCGTCCCATCCCTTCGGAGGAGGAAGTCCCATGCCCATGGAAATCACCTTTCCCGGCGGCGCGGCGGTTAACGCCGAGTTCAAGGGGTTCACGGTTCGAACCGACCAACCCGAGAAGAACGGGGGAGGGAACACCGCGCCCGCCCCCTTCGACCTCTTCCTCGCCTCGATCGGCACCTGCGCCGGGTTCTTCGCCCTGCGCTTCTGCCAGGAGCGGGAGTTGGACACCGCCGGCCTGCGGGTGACCCTGGACGCTGCCCGGAACCCCGAAACCCACCGGGTGGAGACCCTGAGCCTTCGCATCCACCTTCCCCAGGGCTTTCCCGAGAAGTACCGGGCGGCCATCCTGCGAACCGTGGATCAGTGCTCGGTGAAGAAGCACATCCTCGAGCCCCCGAAGTTCGACGTGCAGGCGGTGTAACTCGGCCGCCGAGGGCGGATGCGGGCCATGCCTCCGCGCCGATCTCCAGGAGAGGAGCGCAGGGACACCCCGTCCAAATGTGGAGGGCCTTGCGATGACCTCATCCCGCCCCATTTCCAGGCGACGGTACGCCTCGCTCCTTCCCGTCCTCCTGCTGCTCGCGCCGCTCGGGTGCGGCAGTGGGGGGAGCGGACGAGCGCAGGTCTCGGAGCTCCCCGAGGAGCTCCGCCTGGAGCCGAGCTTTCCCGGGCTCGCCTTCCAGCTCCCCGTGGCGGCGCTTCAGGCGCCGGGGGACGCGGGCCGCTGGTTCGTGGTGGAAAAGGGGGGAACGGTGAGGAGCTTCCTTGCGGGAGCGGCCTCCCCCTCGACGTTCGTGGACATCTCAGACCGGGTGGACGCCGTTCCCGGCGAAGCGGGCCTGCTGGGCCTGGCCTTCCACCCGGACTGGCAGACCAACCGGGAAGTATTCCTCTCCTACACGGCCCCGGGTCCCGGCGGCGCCGTGGCGCTGGTTTCCCGCCTCTCCCGGTTTCGCAGCACGGACGGCGGCGCCACCCTGGACCCGGCCACGGAGGAGATCCTCCTGGCCGTGGACCAGCCCTTCGCCAACCACAACGGCGGGCACGCGGCCTTCGGGCCGGACGGGTTTCTCTACCTGGGGCTCGGCGACGGCGGGTCCGGGGGCGACCCCCTGGGCCACGGGCAGGATACCGAGACCCTTCTCGGGGCCTTCCTGCGCCTCGACGTGGACGCGGGAGCGCCCTACGCCATTCCTCCGGGGAACCCCTTCGCCCAGGGCGGGGGACGGCCGGAGATCTTCGCCTGGGGGTTTCGCAACCCCTGGCGCTGGAGCTTCGACCGGGCCACCGGCGAACTCTGGTGCGGCGACGTGGGGCAGGGCGCGTGGGAAGAAGTAAACCAGGTGCTCGTGGGTAGAAACTACGGCTGGAACGTCCGGGAGGGAGCCCACTGCTTTGGCGCCGCCACCTGCGACACGGTAGGGCTCGAGGACCCGGTGGCCGAGTACTCCCACGCCGAGGGCTGCTCGGTTACCGGCGGGTACGTCTACCGGGGAACCCGAATCCCCTCGCTGACGGGAACCTACGTATACGGCGACTTTTGCAGCGGCACCGTCTGGGGCCTCGCGCCCGGGAACCGCGAGCCCCGGGTGCTGGTGCCGAGCGGTCTCAACATCTCGTCCTTCGCCGAGGGAAGCGGCGGCGAGCTCCACGTCCTCGACTACGCGTCCGGGGAGATCTTCCACCTCATGGGGCCCTAAGCGGTTCTCACGCCTCCGGCAAGAGCGCCGGGTTCCACACCACCTCCCAGAGGTGTCCGTCCGGGTCCTGGAAGTAGCCGGCATACCCGCCCCAGAAGGTCTCCCGGGCCGGCACGATGACCGCAGCCCCCGCCCTTTGCGCCTCCTCCAGCACCGCGTCGACCTCGCCCCGGCTGGTGACGTTGTGCCCGAGGGCAAACTCGGTGGACGTGGGGCTCCCCGGGGGAAGCCCCACGTCGTGGGCCAGGCTGCTGCGGGGCCAGAGGGCGAGCTTCACGCCCCCGGCGAGGTCGAAGAACGCCACCGCCCCGTGCTCGAACTCCCGCCCCACGATGCCCGGCGTCCGGAGCCCCAAGCCGTCCCGGTAGAACCGGACCGCCCGCTCCAGGTCGTCCACGGCGAGGGTGATGACCGTAATGCGCGGCTTCATGCCGGTTCCTTCTTCGGGTCGCTGCTGGGGGGGCTCCGCCGCACCAGGCCCGGGTACAGGGCCTCCTGGCACTCGGGACAGATGCCGTGGGTGAACTCGGCTTCGGAGTGCGCCTGGAGGTAGGCCTCGAGCTGGTTCCAGTAGCCCTTGTCGTCCCGAATGCGCTTGCACGAGGCGCAGATGGGCAGCAGCCCGCTCAGGGTCCGGATGCGGGCCAGCGCGCCCTGGAGCTCCTCGATTTTACCCTCCAGCTCCCGATTCTTCTCGACCAGGCGCTCGGCCATGCTCCCGAAGGCCCCCGCCAGGGTATCGATCTCCTCGATGCCGCTGGGAGCGGCCCTCTCGGAGGCGCCGCCTCCCGAGATGCGCTCCNNNNNNNNNNNNNNNNNNNNNNNNNNNNNNNNNNNNNNNNNNNNNNNNNNNNNNNNNNNNNNNNNNNNNNNNNNNNNNNNNNNNNNNNNNNNNNNNNNNNCTCCAGCTCCCGATTCTTCTCGACCAGGCGCTCGGCCATGCTCCCGAAGGCCCCCGCCAGGGTATCGATCTCCTCGATGCCGCTGGGAGCGGCCCTCTCGGAGGCGCCGCCTCCCGAGATGCGCTCCGCCGCCCGGGTCAGCGCCTCGATCGGCCCTGCGAAGCCCCCGGAGAGGCGAAGCGCCACGAGCCAGCCCGCAAGCGACGCCAGGAGCGCCGCGCCCGCCATGAGGTTGCGCAGCCGCACCACCGGCGCCAGGGCCTCGCTCTCGTCCATCTTCACGAGAACCGTCCACCCAGTCTCGGGAATCTCGGCGCTGGCCGCCAGAACCCGCCTCCCCCGGTAGTCGGAGCCCGCGAGCAGGCGCGGCCGCCCCCCGCCGTCGCCCGCCTGCACGCACACTGCGTCGGTCTCCGCCCCTACCACGCGGCGCAGCCCCGCCTCGGGATCGTGGCGCGTGGGCAGGAGCAGCAGCGCGTTGCCCTGGGCATCCCGCTGGAGGAGCAGGATCTCCCCCGTCTCGCCGAGCCCCGCGGTGTCGCCGACCAGCTCCAGGTAGTCGCCGGCCGACTTGGCGATGAGCAGGACCGCGAGGGTCTCCCCCTCCAGGACCAGGGGTCCCGCCAAAAACTCCCGAAGGCCCGAAGATTCCAGCTGGAAGCGCCCCGTGACCTCCCCCGCCTGCCCCAGGCGCGCCAGTTCGCGGCTCAGCTCCTCCCCCGTCAGCTCGGCACCGGCGGAAGAGCCGAGCAACGACGCTCCGTCCAGGGTCAGCACCTGGGCCCCCTCCAGCACGGGGAGAGAGCCGGCGGCATCGGCGAGGATCTGTCGGATCCGCACGGCCTCGTCCGGCGCGCCCCCGTGCAGGTACGTGCGCACGCTCCTCCGCAGCTGGGTGCGGCTGGAGACCAGGCGCACGCGCTCCTGGTTCTGCTGGATCAGGTGCGATACGCGCGCCTGTTGGACCGCGCTCACCGACTGGAGGTGGTGGTGGGTCTGGCGGGTGAGGGCCGTTTTCGAGACAAAGTAGGCCAGAGCGCTGACCCCCAGCACGGGGATCAAGATGCCCAGGAGGAGGTACCGGCGGCACGCCTGGGCGATCTTCACGGCGTACACCCCGCGAGCCCCCGGGGCCCCGCGCCTGCACTCGGAAGGACACCGTCCGTGGCCGCCACCGCCCCTCCCGCTGCCGTGAACCTCGTTTCGAGCCTCCCCTTGCTGCTCTCGGGCAAGCCTTCCCGGTAATGCCGAACTGCCCTCTCCTGGGAGGGAAAGGCCAGGGCGGGCATGCGGTCCAGGGGGAAGAAGCGCACCTCGGCGGCGTCGTCCCCCGCCGACGCAGTGCCTTCGACGTCACGAATCTCGAACGTGATCATGACCATGTTGCCGTAGAAGTAGTTGCGGGCCGTCGCCACGTCGAGCAGCCGATCTACGGTCCCGGTGAGGCCCGTCTCTTCCGAGAGCTCCCGCAGTACCGCCTCCTCGATCTGTTCGTCGGCTTCGGCGAACCCGCAAGGCAGGCACCACATCCCCTTCATCGGGTGCCTGCCCCGGCGCACCAGCAGCAGCTCCCCCTTCCCGTTCTCCACCAGGGCGGCCGCCACAGGCAGGGGGTTCTCGTAGGCGACAAACCCGCAGGCGGCGCAGATCGCCCGGCGTTTCCCCTCGATCTTCTTCGTCTCCAGGGGACTTCCGCATGCCATGCAGTAGCGCGGGCTGGTGGGTCGCACGCGAGCGCCGCGGTCCACGACCGGGTGGCGGCACAGGAAGACCGCATCGTCCTTGTTGAACTCCACGGCTCCGCGATCGATGGCTTCGGCCGTGAGCGCGGCCATGAGCTGGAGGATCGCTGCCCCGACGCTGTCCGGGCTTGCTTCGCAGACCTCCTTGAGAAGGAGGTTCTTCTTCATCCGTAGGTAGACCTCCAGGTGTTCCATCTGGCCTGGCTCGAACCGGAGGCGGTTGGAGTAGACTCGCCTTTCCACCTCGCGAAACGAGGGGCGTAGCAGCTCCTCCCCGTTCTCCGCCGAGAAGGTGCGCAGCAGCTTCTGGATGCTCAGGAGCTCCGGCACCCCGAGGCCCAGCGACTCCAGGGTGAAGGGGATGTGCCGAATCAGCTCCCTCCAGCTCTCCTGGCTGTGGGTCACCGCCACGAACGTTCCGTGGTCGGTAAGAACTCGGGCGATGTCGCGCACGGCCTCCGGGAAGAAGTAGAGGGAGAAGCAGGAGAACACGAGATCGAAGGAGCGCGAGGGGTAGGTGGAGAGCTCGGCCACGTCGGAGGCGTGAAATTCGCCCACTGCCTCTACCGAGGAGCACGCCTGGAGAAACGGTCCCTGATAGCACTCCTGGATGTCGAGCCCGACGATGTGGGTGCCGGGGTGGATCTTCCCCCGAAAACCGAGGGAAGAAAAGCCAAAGCCGCACCCGAG from Thermodesulfobacteriota bacterium encodes:
- a CDS encoding OsmC family protein, coding for MPMEITFPGGAAVNAEFKGFTVRTDQPEKNGGGNTAPAPFDLFLASIGTCAGFFALRFCQERELDTAGLRVTLDAARNPETHRVETLSLRIHLPQGFPEKYRAAILRTVDQCSVKKHILEPPKFDVQAV
- a CDS encoding PQQ-dependent sugar dehydrogenase translates to MTSSRPISRRRYASLLPVLLLLAPLGCGSGGSGRAQVSELPEELRLEPSFPGLAFQLPVAALQAPGDAGRWFVVEKGGTVRSFLAGAASPSTFVDISDRVDAVPGEAGLLGLAFHPDWQTNREVFLSYTAPGPGGAVALVSRLSRFRSTDGGATLDPATEEILLAVDQPFANHNGGHAAFGPDGFLYLGLGDGGSGGDPLGHGQDTETLLGAFLRLDVDAGAPYAIPPGNPFAQGGGRPEIFAWGFRNPWRWSFDRATGELWCGDVGQGAWEEVNQVLVGRNYGWNVREGAHCFGAATCDTVGLEDPVAEYSHAEGCSVTGGYVYRGTRIPSLTGTYVYGDFCSGTVWGLAPGNREPRVLVPSGLNISSFAEGSGGELHVLDYASGEIFHLMGP
- a CDS encoding VOC family protein, with amino-acid sequence MKPRITVITLAVDDLERAVRFYRDGLGLRTPGIVGREFEHGAVAFFDLAGGVKLALWPRSSLAHDVGLPPGSPTSTEFALGHNVTSRGEVDAVLEEAQRAGAAVIVPARETFWGGYAGYFQDPDGHLWEVVWNPALLPEA
- a CDS encoding HAMP domain-containing protein, translated to MYAVKIAQACRRYLLLGILIPVLGVSALAYFVSKTALTRQTHHHLQSVSAVQQARVSHLIQQNQERVRLVSSRTQLRRSVRTYLHGGAPDEAVRIRQILADAAGSLPVLEGAQVLTLDGASLLGSSAGAELTGEELSRELARLGQAGEVTGRFQLESSGLREFLAGPLVLEGETLAVLLIAKSAGDYLELVGDTAGLGETGEILLLQRDAQGNALLLLPTRHDPEAGLRRVVGAETDAVCVQAGDGGGRPRLLAGSDYRGRRVLAASAEIPETGWTVLVKMDESEALAPVVRLRNLMAGAALLASLAGWLVALRLSGGFAGPIEALTRAAERISGGGASERAAPSGIEEIDTLAGAFGSMAERLVEKNRELE
- a CDS encoding NUDIX domain-containing protein, producing the protein MPVYDEADIEQTFRDLDLHQAVNCIVYGHSSNRRDIRDFALETLDFTRVRNILDLGCGFGFSSLGFRGKIHPGTHIVGLDIQECYQGPFLQACSSVEAVGEFHASDVAELSTYPSRSFDLVFSCFSLYFFPEAVRDIARVLTDHGTFVAVTHSQESWRELIRHIPFTLESLGLGVPELLSIQKLLRTFSAENGEELLRPSFREVERRVYSNRLRFEPGQMEHLEVYLRMKKNLLLKEVCEASPDSVGAAILQLMAALTAEAIDRGAVEFNKDDAVFLCRHPVVDRGARVRPTSPRYCMACGSPLETKKIEGKRRAICAACGFVAYENPLPVAAALVENGKGELLLVRRGRHPMKGMWCLPCGFAEADEQIEEAVLRELSEETGLTGTVDRLLDVATARNYFYGNMVMITFEIRDVEGTASAGDDAAEVRFFPLDRMPALAFPSQERAVRHYREGLPESSKGRLETRFTAAGGAVAATDGVLPSAGAGPRGLAGCTP